The Oryza glaberrima chromosome 9, OglaRS2, whole genome shotgun sequence genome includes a window with the following:
- the LOC127785146 gene encoding chloroplast envelope quinone oxidoreductase homolog has protein sequence MATSSRRMRAVQYDKYGGGAQALKHVEVPIPTPKKGEVLIKMEAGSINQVDWKFQKGVARPFMPNKFPFIPVYDLAGEVVELGRGVSSFKVGDKVIAINFPGGGGLAEYAVAQASRTAPRPPEVSAAVGACLPIAAVTALVALRTAGVSLDAGDGGGGGAKKNVLVTAASGGVGHFAVQLASAAGHRVTATCGARNAGLVGGLGADEVLGYATPEGAALRSPSGRRYDAVVHCAAVAGLPWSAFAPVLADAGVVVDLTPGAAAFATALRQRVTFSRKRLVPLFVSPTKEDMELVAGMVAEGKLRAVIESRHPLSRAEEGWARSMAGHATGKIIVEMGDEQ, from the exons ATGGCCACTTCTTCTCGGAGGATGCGCGCCGTGCAGTACGACAAGTACGGCGGTGGAGCTCAAGCACTCAAG CATGTGGAGGTGCCGATCCCGACGCCGAAGAAAGGCGAGGTGCTGATCAAGATGgaggccggcagcatcaaccaggTCGACTGGAAGTTCCAGAAAGGTGTCGCTCGCCCGTTCATGCCCAACAAGTTCCCCTTCATCCCAG TTTATGATCTTGCCGGAGAGGTCGTGGAGCTGGGCCGCGGCGTGAGCAGCTTCAAGGTCGGCGACAAGGTCATCGCCATCAATTTCCCT ggcggcggcgggctcgccgaGTACGCGGTGGCGCAGGCGTCGcggacggcgccgcggccgccggaggTGTCCGCGGCCGTGGGCGCGTGCCTGCCGATCGCCGCCGTCACGGCGCTCGTGGCGCTGAGGACCGCCGGTGTCAGCTtagacgccggcgacggcggcggcggcggcgccaagaaGAACGTGCTGGTCACCGCGGCgtccggcggcgtcggccactTCGCGGTGCAGCTGGCGAGCGCCGCCGGGCACCGCGTCACGGCGACCTGCGGCGCGCGCAacgccggcctcgtcggcggcctcggcgccgacgaggtgctCGGCTACGCCACCCCGGAGGGCGCGGCGCTGCGGAGCCCCTCGGGGCGGAGGTACGACGCCGTGGTGCActgcgcggcggtggcggggctcCCGTGGTCCGCGTTCGCGCCGGtgctcgccgacgccggcgtggTCGTCGACCTCACGCCGGGCGCCGCGGCCTTCGCCACGGCGCTGCGGCAGAGGGTGACCTTCTCCAGGAAGAGGCTGGTGCCGCTGTTCGTGTCGCCGACGAAGGAGGAcatggagctcgtcgccggcatgGTGGCGGAAGGGAAGCTCAGGGCGGTGATCGAGTCGAGGCACCCGCTGAGCAGGGCGGAGGAGGGCTGGGCCAGGAGCATGGCGGGGCACGCCACCGGCAAGATCATCGTCGAGATGGGAGACGAACAGTGA
- the LOC127785456 gene encoding probable glucan endo-1,3-beta-glucosidase A6 — protein sequence MASMAALLVVVFLAGCHVVAQERSTAAAHGIGVNYGRVADDIPPPARSVELLRAVGAGSVKIYDANSSVLRALAGTRMRVSIMVPNEIIPGLAASAAAADRWVAENLVPYYPETRVKYLLVGNELLSDYSIANSTWPRIVPAMENLHVSLRRRRISSVKISTTLAMDALTSGAFPRPPSAAAFRPDIAGDVVRPLLRFLNGTNSYYFVDAYPYFVWAGNNDTVPLEYALFQGGGGGGRYVDPGTGLTYTNMLDEMLDAVVHAMAKLGYGGVKLGIAETGWPNGGDYEQIGCNAHNAAIYNRNLAARMARSPGTPARPGAKMPVFVFSLYNEDLKPGPGTERHWGLYYANGTAVYPVDLAGARPLRSYPLLPPPENDAPYKGPVWCVLAGRRGEKLNETAVGDALAYACGQGNGTCDAIQPGGECFRPNTTAAHASYAFNSYWQQLRKTGATCYFNNLAEETTKDPSHGSCKFHSSLD from the exons ATGGCGTCCATGGccgccctcctcgtcgtcgtcttcctcgccggcTGCCACG TGGTGGCGCAGGAGAggagcaccgcggcggcgcaTGGCATCGGGGTGAACTACGGGAGGGTGGCGGACGacatcccgccgccggcgaggtcggtgGAGCTCCTCCGGGCGGTGGGGGCCGGGTCGGTGAAGATCTACGACGCGAACTCGAGCGTGCTCCGCGCGCTGGCGGGGACGCGCATGCGGGTGTCGATCATGGTGCCCAACGAGATCATCCCGgggctcgccgcctccgccgccgccgcggacagGTGGGTGGCGGAGAATCTGGTGCCCTACTACCCGGAGACGCGGGTCAAGTACCTCCTCGTCGGCAACGAGCTCCTCTCCGACTACTCCATCGCCAACTCCACCTGGCCCCGCATCGTGCCGGCCATGGAGAACCTCCACGTGAGCctccggaggaggaggatcagCAGCGTCAAGATCAGCACCACGCTCGCCATGGACGCGCTCACGTCGGGGGCGTTCCCgcggccgccgtccgccgcggcgTTCCGCCCCGacatcgccggcgacgtcgtgcGCCCGCTGCTCCGGTTCTTGAACGGGACGAACTCGTACTACTTCGTCGACGCCTACCCGTACTTCGTCTGGGCCGGCAACAACGACACCGTCCCGCTCGAGTACGCGCTCttccagggcggcggcggcggcggccgctacGTTGATCCGGGCACGGGGCTCACATACACCAACATGCTCGACGAAATGCTCGACGCCGTGGTGCACGCGATGGCGAAGCTGGGGTACGGGGGCGTGAAGCTGGGCATCGCGGAGACCGGCTGGCCCAACGGCGGCGACTACGAGCAGATCGGCTGCAACGCCCACAACGCCGCCATCTACAACAGGAACCTCGCGGCGCGGATGGCGAGGAGCCCCGGCACGCCGGCGCGGCCCGGCGCGAAGATGCCGGTGTTCGTGTTCTCGCTCTACAACGAGGACCTCAAGCCGGGGCCCGGCACGGAGCGGCACTGGGGGCTGTACTACGCCAACGGCACGGCGGTGTACCCggtcgacctcgccggagcgcgGCCGCTCCGGTCGtacccgctgctgccgccgccggagaacgACGCGCCGTACAAGGGCCCCGTGTGGTGcgtgctcgccggccgccgcggcgagaagCTGAACGAGACGGCGGTGGGCGACGCGCTGGCGTACGCGTGCGGGCAGGGGAACGGGACGTGCGACGCCATCCAGCCCGGCGGGGAGTGCTTCCGGCCGAACACCACGGCGGCGCACGCCAGCTACGCCTTCAACTCGTACTGGCAGCAGCTGAGGAAGACCGGTGCGACGTGCTACTTCAACAACCTCGCCGAGGAGACCACCAAAGATCCAA gCCACGGATCATGCAAATTCCACAGTTCTTTGGACTAA